A part of Leptospira congkakensis genomic DNA contains:
- the rplR gene encoding 50S ribosomal protein L18, protein MINKTAKNTKRLRRAERVRYKLRSTSERPRLVFNKTNRYLTAQIIDDAKGVTLVYATTLEKNFPKHENSKKSKSAATELGKVVAEKAKKAGVSQVVLDRSGMVYHGKIAAFADSAREGGLEF, encoded by the coding sequence ATGATCAATAAGACAGCTAAAAATACGAAAAGATTGAGACGAGCGGAACGAGTTAGATACAAACTCCGCTCTACATCGGAAAGACCTCGGTTGGTTTTCAACAAAACAAACCGTTACCTCACTGCACAAATCATTGATGATGCAAAAGGTGTAACGCTTGTTTATGCAACCACTCTAGAGAAAAATTTTCCGAAACATGAAAATTCTAAGAAGAGTAAATCGGCTGCAACCGAACTCGGTAAAGTAGTCGCTGAGAAAGCGAAAAAAGCAGGAGTTTCCCAAGTGGTTCTCGACAGATCTGGAATGGTTTACCATGGAAAGATCGCTGCTTTTGCTGATTCTGCCCGTGAAGGTGGATTGGAGTTCTAA
- the rpsE gene encoding 30S ribosomal protein S5 produces the protein MLEEETKEFTEKVVKIDRVAKVVKGGRRFSFNALSVVGDSKGKVGIGFGKANEVPDAIRKSIESAKKNLKSIHYIGHTVPHDVVGQFKSARVILKPASPGTGIIAGASVRSVLERAGIQDVLTKSWGSSNPMNIVKATMDALQQLETPSMAVKRRGVSLKHLFGQDL, from the coding sequence ATGTTAGAAGAAGAAACAAAAGAATTTACTGAGAAGGTCGTAAAAATCGACCGAGTTGCCAAAGTAGTGAAGGGGGGACGTCGTTTCTCCTTCAACGCTCTATCCGTTGTAGGTGACTCTAAAGGAAAAGTAGGGATTGGATTTGGAAAAGCAAATGAAGTTCCAGACGCCATCCGAAAGTCCATTGAATCGGCAAAAAAGAATTTAAAATCCATTCACTATATCGGTCATACCGTTCCTCATGATGTTGTGGGACAGTTTAAATCCGCTCGAGTGATTTTGAAGCCGGCTTCCCCGGGAACGGGAATCATCGCAGGAGCTTCTGTTCGTTCCGTTTTGGAAAGAGCAGGAATTCAAGATGTTTTAACAAAGTCATGGGGATCTTCAAACCCGATGAACATTGTGAAGGCGACTATGGATGCATTACAACAGTTGGAAACTCCGTCTATGGCGGTAAAACGACGTGGTGTTAGCCTCAAACACTTGTTTGGGCAAGATCTATAA
- the rpmD gene encoding 50S ribosomal protein L30 — MEEVIVTQEKSSIGIIPVHKKTLIALGLKKKGQSKKHKMTPQLKGMLRQVGYLLKVEKV, encoded by the coding sequence ATGGAAGAAGTGATCGTAACGCAAGAAAAAAGTTCTATTGGTATCATTCCGGTACACAAAAAAACCCTAATTGCACTCGGCCTTAAAAAGAAAGGTCAATCCAAAAAACACAAAATGACTCCCCAATTGAAAGGGATGTTACGACAAGTAGGTTACTTGTTGAAAGTGGAAAAGGTATAA
- the rplO gene encoding 50S ribosomal protein L15, giving the protein MAQDRIEQGRGFGAKRPKKSTSLGNKNLVPVPEGAKTSPKRVGQGPGSGMGKTSTRGSKGQRARAASMRRGFEGGQLPLHRRLPKRGFTNIFSVEFQPVNLISLSKAGLSGEVTPAILKAKSLIKSVEGPIKLLGTGEVTAAITITVDAFSASAKEKIEKAGGKVIIREKKKEEKKN; this is encoded by the coding sequence ATGGCACAAGATAGAATTGAACAAGGTCGTGGATTTGGGGCAAAACGCCCGAAAAAGTCCACATCCCTCGGCAACAAAAACTTGGTTCCAGTTCCGGAAGGTGCAAAAACTTCTCCGAAACGTGTGGGTCAAGGTCCAGGATCGGGAATGGGAAAAACTTCCACTCGTGGTTCCAAAGGACAAAGAGCTCGTGCAGCTTCGATGAGACGTGGATTCGAAGGTGGACAGTTGCCTCTCCACAGACGTTTGCCAAAACGTGGATTTACAAATATTTTCTCTGTTGAGTTCCAACCAGTAAACTTGATCTCTTTATCAAAAGCAGGTCTTTCTGGGGAAGTAACTCCTGCCATTCTCAAAGCCAAGTCATTGATTAAGTCAGTAGAAGGACCAATCAAATTACTCGGAACTGGAGAAGTGACTGCTGCCATCACCATTACGGTAGATGCTTTTTCTGCCTCTGCAAAAGAGAAAATTGAAAAAGCGGGTGGAAAAGTCATCATTAGAGAAAAGAAAAAAGAAGAGAAAAAAAACTAG
- the secY gene encoding preprotein translocase subunit SecY: MFQTIANIFRIPELRSKILFTIGMLLLFRMGTHVTIPGINSLIVTGITADPSEGFLGMVDLFAGGALLKFSIFALGIMPYISSSIIMQLVMVLIPSLQKMQKEGEEGRKKIQQYTKYGTLILCAIQSLAVIQLANSWSTGSGTAQAKYPGLINPSVEGYFLPIAMLSITTGTVLLIWLGEQITERGIGNGISLIIFAGIIGRMPEALIAMFTSDTSDALSILILIIIFIVLISLTVILTQGVRRVPLNYGKQMVGRKMVQARSQSIPFKVNSANVMPIIFASSLILFPQTIVQWLSSKGGQWAGWAVIMDYFNPFSQIWYHALFYYVIYTSLIIFFAYFYTAIQFNPQELADNLKKYGGFIPGVRPGSQTKDMIEKILNRITLPGALFLAGLALAPYLIIKFLNLGSNTGGGTLVYTFGGTSLLIMVGVALETLKQIEAQLLMRNYEGFMKKTKIKGRV; encoded by the coding sequence ATGTTTCAAACCATCGCTAACATCTTTCGAATCCCGGAATTAAGATCTAAAATCCTATTTACGATAGGTATGTTGTTACTTTTCAGAATGGGAACTCACGTGACCATTCCGGGTATCAATAGTTTGATTGTAACGGGCATTACTGCCGATCCGAGTGAAGGTTTCCTCGGAATGGTGGATTTGTTTGCTGGCGGTGCTCTTTTAAAATTTTCTATTTTTGCACTAGGGATTATGCCTTATATCTCTTCTTCCATCATCATGCAGCTAGTGATGGTTCTCATACCTAGTTTGCAAAAGATGCAAAAAGAAGGGGAAGAGGGTAGAAAGAAGATCCAACAGTACACTAAGTACGGAACTCTTATCCTTTGTGCGATCCAATCACTTGCTGTGATCCAACTTGCAAATTCTTGGTCTACCGGATCGGGAACAGCGCAGGCGAAATACCCAGGGCTAATCAATCCATCTGTAGAAGGTTACTTTCTACCGATTGCGATGCTCTCTATCACTACGGGAACAGTGCTTCTCATTTGGCTCGGGGAACAGATCACAGAAAGGGGAATTGGTAACGGGATTTCTCTCATTATCTTTGCAGGGATTATTGGTCGTATGCCTGAAGCACTCATTGCTATGTTTACTTCTGATACTTCTGATGCTCTTAGCATCCTTATCCTTATCATCATCTTTATTGTTTTGATCTCCCTTACTGTGATTTTAACCCAAGGGGTTCGTCGGGTTCCGTTAAATTACGGAAAACAAATGGTGGGAAGAAAGATGGTTCAGGCTCGTAGCCAATCCATTCCTTTCAAAGTGAATAGTGCCAACGTAATGCCAATTATCTTTGCATCCTCACTGATTCTTTTCCCGCAAACAATTGTTCAGTGGTTGTCCTCTAAGGGTGGTCAGTGGGCAGGTTGGGCAGTGATTATGGACTATTTCAATCCATTTTCACAAATTTGGTACCATGCCCTTTTTTACTATGTGATTTATACATCTCTAATCATTTTCTTTGCTTATTTTTATACGGCAATTCAGTTCAACCCACAAGAGTTAGCTGATAACCTAAAAAAATACGGTGGGTTTATTCCGGGAGTTCGTCCAGGAAGCCAAACCAAAGATATGATAGAGAAAATCTTGAATCGAATCACCCTGCCGGGTGCTCTTTTCCTTGCTGGTCTTGCTCTTGCTCCGTATCTCATCATAAAGTTTTTAAACCTCGGTTCTAACACCGGCGGGGGAACTTTAGTGTATACGTTCGGAGGAACTTCACTTCTCATTATGGTGGGTGTGGCGCTAGAAACATTGAAACAAATCGAAGCCCAACTCCTGATGAGAAATTATGAAGGATTCATGAAGAAGACTAAAATCAAGGGAAGAGTGTAA
- a CDS encoding adenylate kinase — protein MKRLIFMGPPGAGKGTQADIIKEKYQIPQISTGDILRAAVKNGTPMGIEAKKYMDAGDLVPDAVVIGIIRDRLVEADCANGFILDGFPRTVEQAKALSEILKELRMELDSVVNLDVPDEELVKRLLGRAIKEGRSDDNEETIKNRLHTYNTKTLPLIDFYKGSGILRQINGLGSMEEITNTILKSIQ, from the coding sequence ATGAAGAGACTCATATTTATGGGACCCCCAGGTGCTGGAAAAGGGACCCAAGCTGACATCATCAAAGAGAAATACCAAATTCCACAGATCTCTACCGGAGACATACTCCGTGCTGCCGTAAAAAACGGAACCCCTATGGGGATAGAAGCAAAAAAATATATGGACGCTGGAGACCTTGTTCCAGATGCTGTCGTTATAGGCATAATTCGCGACCGATTGGTCGAAGCTGATTGTGCAAATGGATTCATACTGGATGGATTTCCTAGGACGGTGGAGCAAGCAAAGGCTCTCTCGGAAATCCTCAAAGAGCTCCGCATGGAGCTCGACTCCGTTGTCAACCTAGACGTTCCTGACGAAGAACTCGTCAAACGGTTGCTAGGTAGAGCGATCAAAGAAGGACGCTCGGATGACAACGAAGAGACCATCAAAAACCGTCTGCATACTTACAACACCAAGACGTTGCCCCTGATAGACTTTTATAAAGGCTCTGGGATCCTTCGGCAAATCAATGGTTTGGGAAGTATGGAAGAAATCACTAACACTATTTTAAAATCGATCCAGTAG
- the infA gene encoding translation initiation factor IF-1 has product MAKEEAITIDGTVLEPLPNAMFRVELENGHKVLAHISGKMRMHYIRILPGDKVTVELSPYDLTKGRITYRKK; this is encoded by the coding sequence CTGGCTAAGGAAGAAGCAATAACTATTGACGGAACCGTTTTAGAACCGTTACCGAACGCTATGTTCCGCGTGGAACTAGAGAATGGTCACAAAGTTCTAGCACATATTTCGGGAAAAATGCGTATGCATTATATCCGTATTTTACCCGGCGATAAAGTTACTGTAGAACTTTCTCCTTATGACCTAACCAAGGGCCGTATCACTTACAGAAAGAAATAG
- the rpmJ gene encoding 50S ribosomal protein L36, which yields MKVRASVKKICPECKVIRRKGVIRVICTNPKHKQRQR from the coding sequence ATGAAAGTTAGAGCATCAGTCAAAAAAATCTGTCCAGAGTGCAAAGTCATTCGCAGAAAAGGTGTAATCCGAGTGATTTGCACGAACCCAAAACACAAACAAAGGCAAAGATAG
- the rpsM gene encoding 30S ribosomal protein S13 encodes MARIAGVDLPSNKRILIGLTYVFGIGKTSSQNILKKAGIDESIRVKDLSDEQEAAIRRVIEESYQVEGDLRSEVNLNIKRLMDVGCYRGFRHRRGLPVNGQRTRTNARTRKGVKKTVANKKKAPK; translated from the coding sequence ATGGCACGTATCGCGGGTGTTGATTTACCATCAAACAAAAGAATATTGATCGGTCTTACATACGTATTTGGTATTGGTAAGACGTCCTCTCAAAATATCCTGAAAAAAGCAGGAATTGACGAATCTATCCGGGTGAAGGACCTTTCGGACGAACAAGAAGCCGCGATCCGACGAGTCATTGAAGAATCATACCAGGTAGAAGGGGATCTTCGTTCCGAAGTCAACCTAAACATCAAACGATTGATGGACGTAGGTTGTTACAGAGGTTTTCGTCACAGACGCGGACTTCCTGTTAACGGACAAAGAACAAGAACCAATGCAAGAACTCGCAAGGGTGTCAAGAAAACTGTAGCCAACAAGAAAAAGGCTCCAAAATAG
- the rpsK gene encoding 30S ribosomal protein S11 has protein sequence MAEKDAKNKKDTKKVKKKEKKNVPRGKVYIQASFNNTIVSITDMAGNVLSWSSSGMMGFRGSKKSTPYAAQVAATNAAEKAIEAAGLSEVDVMVSGPGIGRESAIRSLTTKGIAIKLIKDVTPLPHNGCRPRKRRRV, from the coding sequence ATGGCTGAAAAAGACGCAAAGAATAAAAAAGATACCAAAAAGGTTAAGAAAAAAGAAAAGAAGAACGTTCCACGAGGAAAGGTTTATATCCAAGCTTCGTTTAACAATACAATCGTATCGATTACAGATATGGCTGGAAATGTTCTTTCTTGGTCTTCTTCTGGAATGATGGGATTTCGTGGATCCAAAAAATCCACTCCGTATGCAGCTCAAGTAGCTGCTACGAATGCAGCTGAAAAAGCAATCGAAGCTGCTGGTCTTTCTGAAGTAGATGTAATGGTTTCTGGTCCTGGAATTGGACGTGAATCTGCCATTCGTTCTTTAACTACGAAAGGTATTGCAATCAAACTCATTAAAGACGTAACTCCGCTCCCTCACAATGGGTGCCGACCACGAAAAAGAAGAAGGGTGTAG
- the rpsD gene encoding 30S ribosomal protein S4 — protein MARYRGPVVKLMRREGLNLFLKNSHTLHKEKSSLEKRKYPPGLPPKKKGKITEYGAQLREKQKVKRAYGVLEKQFRRYFEEATHTPGIPGENLLQFLERRLDNVLYRMGFAVTRRQARNFVAHRHILVNGHRVDICSYRVNVGDKIEIREKFQKSAFIEENIKLAQAINRTASWVSVDYTKFSGEVLSLPTREHIDIPVKEQVIVELYSK, from the coding sequence ATGGCACGTTACAGAGGTCCAGTTGTTAAATTGATGAGAAGAGAGGGGCTTAACCTCTTTCTCAAAAATAGTCATACTTTACATAAAGAAAAATCTTCCCTAGAAAAGAGAAAGTACCCACCAGGTCTTCCTCCTAAGAAAAAAGGAAAGATTACTGAATACGGAGCTCAGCTTCGTGAAAAACAAAAAGTAAAACGCGCATACGGAGTTTTAGAAAAACAATTCCGTAGATACTTTGAAGAAGCAACTCACACTCCAGGGATTCCTGGTGAGAATTTACTCCAATTCCTCGAAAGAAGATTGGATAACGTTCTCTATCGTATGGGTTTTGCTGTGACTCGAAGACAAGCTCGTAACTTCGTAGCACATAGACACATTCTTGTGAATGGCCACCGAGTGGACATTTGTTCTTATCGTGTGAATGTTGGTGATAAAATCGAAATCCGTGAGAAATTCCAAAAATCTGCGTTTATCGAAGAAAATATCAAACTAGCTCAAGCAATCAATCGTACTGCTTCTTGGGTGAGTGTGGATTATACCAAGTTCTCAGGAGAAGTGTTATCACTTCCAACAAGAGAGCATATTGATATCCCTGTGAAAGAACAGGTAATCGTAGAGTTGTACTCGAAGTAA